A genomic region of Saimiri boliviensis isolate mSaiBol1 chromosome 20, mSaiBol1.pri, whole genome shotgun sequence contains the following coding sequences:
- the TTC1 gene encoding tetratricopeptide repeat protein 1 isoform X2, which produces MGEKSENCRVPEDLFNGLKVTDTQEAECAGPPVPDPKNRHSQSKPLRDDEAHLQEDQGEEEYFHDCSASFEEEAGAGKVENKANEDVNSCELDEEYLIELEKNMSDEEKQKRREESTRLKEEGNEQFKKGDYIEAESSYSRALEICPSCFQKDRSILFSNRAAARMKQDKKEMAINDCSKAIRLNPSYIRAILRRAELYEKTDKLDEALEDYKSILGKDPSIHQAREACMRLPKQIEERNERLKEEMLDSLCRPGRSTVA; this is translated from the exons ATGGGGGAGAAGTCAGAGAACTGTAGGGTTCCAGAGGATCTGTTCAATGGTTTGAAGGTTAcagatactcaggaagccgagTGTGCTGGCCCTCCAGTTCCTGATCCCAAAAATCGGCATTCCCAGAGTAAGCCGCTCAGGGATGATGAGGCCCATCTCCAGGAGGACCAGGGAGAAGAGGAGTATTTTCATGACTGCAGTGCCTCATTTGAGGAGGAGGCAGGCGCAGGCAAGGTTGAGAACAAAGCTAATGAAGATGTGAATTCCTGTGAACTAGATGAAGAATACCtaatagaactggaaaaaaacatgtCAGATGAAGAGAAACAG aaaagaagagaagagagcacTAGACTAAAGGAGGAGGGAAATGAACAGTTTAAGAAAGGAG ATTATATAGAAGCTGAAAGTTCTTATAGTCGAGCCCTCGAAATATGCCCATCCTGCTTCCAAAAGGACAGGTCGATTCTGTTTTCAAATAGAGCTGCAGCAAGGATGAAGCAG gaCAAGAAAGAAATGGCCATCAATGACTGCAGCAAAG CAATTCGGTTAAACCCAAGCTATATCAGGGCAATATTGAGGAGAGCAGAACTGTATGAGAAGACGGACAAGCTGGACGAAGCCCTGGAAGACTATAAATCTATATTAGGAAAAGATCCATCAATACATCAAGCAAGAGAAGCTTGTATG AGATTGCCTAAGCAAATTGAAGAACGTAATGAAAGACTAAAAGAAGAGATGTTAG